From a region of the Candidatus Neomarinimicrobiota bacterium genome:
- the rplS gene encoding 50S ribosomal protein L19: MNKVSEFGKSQMKDDIVDFKAGDTLEVDVRIREGEKERTQKFEGVVIQIRGEGLNKTFTVRKVSGGVGVERIFPLHSPSIMGIKKIKSGKVRRAKITYLRKLRGRAARIAEKRDN; the protein is encoded by the coding sequence ATGAACAAGGTCAGCGAATTCGGAAAATCTCAGATGAAAGATGATATTGTTGATTTCAAAGCAGGAGATACACTCGAAGTTGATGTCAGGATCAGGGAAGGGGAAAAAGAGAGGACTCAGAAATTTGAGGGCGTCGTGATTCAGATTCGAGGGGAAGGTTTGAATAAAACATTTACCGTTCGGAAGGTCTCCGGCGGAGTAGGAGTAGAACGAATATTCCCACTGCATTCGCCAAGCATAATGGGAATAAAAAAGATTAAGAGCGGGAAGGTCCGAAGAGCGAAGATCACCTATCTGCGCAAACTTCGCGGTAGAGCGGCCCGCATCGCTGAAAAAAGGGATAATTAG